The window CGCGTGATATGCTGGGCATGGCCGGGTTCCGGGTGGTCATCAATGTCCATGGCGACATTGTGCGTTTGGATCAGCCCGCCGCGCCGGAAGAAGGCGACGAATAGGTGTAAGTGCGACGCACCTTCTGAGGTGCGTTGCACTTGAGGTGCGTCGCCCTTGAGGTGCGTCTCCCTTGAGATAATCAGGTGCGACGCACTTCGGAAAGTGCATCGCACCTGGGGGTGGATCAATAAGCCCCTTTGCCGGACAGCAAATGCGGGATCGTTTGCAGCAGGATGCGCACGTCCAGCCCCACCGTCCAGTTCTCGATGTAGTAAATATCGAGCAGGCACAACTCATCGAATGACAGGTCGGAACGCCCGCTGACCTGCCACAGCCCGGTCATGCCGCCGACGACGGCCAGGCGCTGCCGATGCCACGGCTTGTAATGTTCCACCTCTTCGGGCAGGGGCGGCCGCGGCCCCACCAGACTCATCTGCCCCATCACCACGTTATAGAGCTGCGGCAATTCGTCCAAACTGAGCCGGCGAATGAGACGGCCGGCGCGTGTCAGGCGCGGGTCGGCCTTGATCTTGAACATCGGCCCGTCGGCCTCGTTCAACTCCCGCAGCGCCTCTTTCTGCTCATCGGCGTCGAGCACCATCGAACGGAACTTGTACATATTGAACAGCCGCCCCTCACGGCCGACGCGCGGCGAGGGGTAGAAGACCGGCCCCGGCGAATCGAGCTTGATAAAAAGCGCAATCGCCCCCATGACCAGCAGCGTGGGCAGGGCGAAAAAGGCGATGATGAACAGATCGAGCGCCCGCTTCAGTAGCCGCCCCCAGGTGCTGATGTGGCCGAAGGCGGCCATGTCGCGCACCCCCAGCAAGGGCATACCGGCCATCGTGGTGAACTCCACCCGGTTCAGGCTGAGTTGCAGCAGATCGGGCGCGACCTGGGCGCGCACCTCATGCTGGCGGCACACCTGGAGCAGGTTGAGCAGTTCCGGATGCATGGCCCCCGGCAGGGCCAGGAAGACGGTGTGGATGGGGGCCATGTCGCGCAGGTGGCGATCCAGTTCAGCATAGCCGCCCAGGCGGGGGATGCGGCCGATGCCGCCGTTGCTGCCCTCGCCATCGTCGAGATAGCCGACGAGGGCGAAACCGAGATCGGGCCGGGCCAGCAGGGTGCGGATGACGCTGCGGCCGGTCTCGCCCGCGCCCACCACCAGCGCCCGGTCGACGCCGATGCCGCGCCGGTAGAGCAGCGCCAGACTGACGCGGCGCGCCAGCCGGGCCGCGGCCAGTACCAGGACGATGAACAGCAAGGCCCAGAAGATGAGCAGGCGCGAAAACGGCGACGGCTGGACGAAGAAGGTGACGGCCATCATCAGGGCGATGCCCGCCGCCGTGGCCGTCACGATGCGCCCCACCTCGTCCAGCCACGATTCGCCCCGTCGCCGCCGCCAGACGCCGGTGTAGCGATAGGTCAGCGCCAGCAAGACGACCAGCACCAACTGCTGGCCCAGATAATCACGGTAGGGAGCGAATGACGTTACCGGCAGAAACCATTGCCAGACGTAGCGGGCCACGTAGGCCAGGGCGAACGCCAGATTGATGAGCACGACGTCAGTGAGGATCGTCGTCCAATGGATGACGTTGGCTTTCATCGGGCGCTCCTCGATGGGGATTCGGCCGCGCGGCGATAGACGGCGGCCGTCTCCTGCCCGGCGGCGGCCCAGGAGAAGCGCGCCGCGTGGGCCGGACCGGCGGCGCGGGCGCGGGCGGCGATGGCCGGGTCGTCCAGGGCTTGGGCCAGCCGGGCGGCCAGTTCGTCCGGGTCGCGCGGGTCGTGGTAGAGGGCTACGTCCCCCCCGGCCTCGGGCAGCGACGACGCCCCGGCGGCCACCACCGGCGTGCCGCAGGCCAGCGCCTCGACCACCGGCAGCCCAAAGCCCTCGTAGAGCGACGGCATCACCAGGGCGGCGGCGGCGTTATACCACAGCGGCAGCGTCTCATCGGCCACGTAGCCGGCGAAGCGCACCCGGTCGGTTAGGCCCAGCGCGGCCACCCGCTCAAAGATGGCGCCATAGGCCCAGCCTTTGCCGCCCACCAGCACCAGCGCCACGTCCGGCCGGTTCAGCCGGGCCAGCGCTTCCAGCAGCAGGAGGATGTTCTTGCGCGGCTGGAGCGTGCCGACGTGGAGCAGGAAGGTGTCGGGCAAGCCCTGTTGGCGGCGAAAGGCGGCCACGTCGGCCGCCGGCAACGGGCGGTAGGCCGCGCCGACGCCGGGGCGCACCACATCGATGCGCTCCAGCGGCGCGCCGTACACGCGGTGCAGGTCGCGGCGGCCCGATTCGGAGATGGTGATGAGGCGGGCGGCGCGGCGGCAGGCGTGGGCGGTCTCGGCCATCAGGTAGCGGCGCTGGGCGGCGGGGAAGCTGTCGGGTATCTCGATGAAGCTCAAATCGTAGATGGTGACCACGGCCGGGCAGGGGGCCAGCCGCGGCAGGGCGAAGGCCATGCTGTGCAGCAGGCTCAGCCGGTCGCGCCGGGCCAGGACGGGCCACACGGCCTGCTCCCAGGCGATGCGCGCCAGACGGTTGGCCGTGGGCAGGCGCGTGCCCACCGGGCGCAGGGTGGGATGCTCGGCCCATTCGGCCGCGCGGCGGGTGTAGAGGGTGTAGCGTAGGTCGTCGTCCGGCGGCAAATGGCTCAACACTTGATAGATGTACTGGTGGATACCCGCGCGGCGATAGCCGGCCTCGTCGGACAGGAGGTGGGCGTTGATGCCGATGTGGAGCGGTGGTTGAATCGGCCGCGACGGCGAAACGGACACGCTACGGCCCCCAATGAATCCTGACACTCGGCGCACTCATGGGCTAATTATACGATTTTCGGCTCAATCGGCATGTTGGCGATACCGGCAACCTTGCCCTGAGCCGGTCAATATGATAAACTACATTATGTATACATGACGCATGTCTGCATGCTTCATGTATACATACCGCCGGGGTTGACCGCGCGGTATGTCACTTATGAGCCGGGCAACCCGCCCGCCGCCGCAACGCCGCGACCTCTTCGCGGCCGGGCGGCGATCCATCGCCATACTTCTGGAGGCCGCGTGAATCGCACAAAAATCTTGTTGTTCCTAACGACTGTCCTGCTGCTGTTGGGCCTGGCCGCGTGCGAATTGCCCGCGCCGGGCAGCCAGCAGCCCTCGGCCACGAACACCCCGGTTCCGCCGCTGTTGGGCGTGCCGACCCAGGCGATCATCTTGCCCAGCCCGACGCCGCTGCCCGTGGCCCCGGTCGCCAGCCCCACGCCCACGACCGACCCGGCTCTGCTGGTCGCCAGTGCCACGCCGCCCCCGGCCCCCGAGGCCACGGCCGTCCCGGCCCCGGATACTTCATCGCCCACCGGCGAGACCATCCACACCGTGGCAGCGGGCGAGAATCTGTTCCGCATCGGGCTGCGCTATGGGTTCACCGTTCAGGAATTGGCAACCTACAACGGCATCGCCAACCCTAACGTGCTCAGCGTGGGCCAGCAGATCAGGATTCCTGCCAGGTAACAGGCTACCCAGACCTGACAGATTGCGCCCGGACTCTTGTCCGCCCGGACTCTTATCCGCCCACCTGTCAGGTCTAGACCGGCTATGGAAATCGTCCAATCCCGCATCGTCTGGGAGGGCAAGTGGCGGCTGCGCGTGGAGACGCTGCGCCTGCCCGACGGCCATGTCTTCGAGCGCGGGGCCATCGACCACCCCGGCGCGGTGGTGATCGCCCCGCTGCTGTTCGGCGCGGATGGCGCGCCGCTGCTGCTCATGTTGCGCCAACACCGCCATACCCTGGATCAGACGATTCTGGAATTGCCGGCCGGAACCAGGGAGCCGGATGAGCCGTGGCTGGAATGCGCCCAGCGTGAACTGCGCGAGGAGACCGGCCAGCGGGCGGCGCACTTCATGCCCCTGGGCGAAATCTGGCCCGCGCCGGGCCTGACCAACGAGCGGATGGCCCTTTTCCTGGCGACCGACCTGTCGCCCGACCCGCTGCCGATGGATGTCGATGAGGCCATCACCGTCGAGGCGTGGCCGTTGGCCGCGCTGGTGGAGATGGCGCTGGATGGGCGGCTGGAGGACGGCAAGAGCGTCGTCACCGTCTTGCGCGTGGCTAAAGAAATTGGCTACGGATGAAGACGGAAAAGACGGATTAAATTAAATTTAATCCGTCTTTTCCGTCTTCATCCGTAGCCAAATCTTTTTTTGGGGCAGCGCCTATTCCTCGTCGCGGGGATGCTCGTCGCCGAAGGACTTGAGTTCCGTCGCCAGTTCACGCAGGCGCTTCTTGACCGTGAAGTGCACCGTGCCTTCGGGATATTCGCCGTTTTCGTCCGCTTCGCCGGCCGGGCGGCCCATCAGCAGCTCGATGCCCTCGTTGATCGTGGACACCGGCCAAATGTGGAATTGCCCGGCGCGCACGGCATCGACCACGTCCTCGCGCAGCATCAGGTTGACGATGTTGGTCGTGGGGATGATGACGCCCTGATCGCCGGTCAGACCGCGCGCCCGGCAGATATCGAAGAAGCCCTCGATCTTCTCATTCACCGCGCCAATCGTCTGGATTTCGCCGCGCTGGTTGACCGAGCCGGTGACGCTGATCGCCTGCCGCACCGGCAACTGGCTCAGGCTGGAGATGAGCGCGTATAGTTCCGACGATGAGGCGCTGTCGCCGTCGATCCAGCCATAGAACTGCTCGAACGTCAGGCTGGCGTTGAGCGAAAGCGGCTGGCGCTGGGCATAGGTGCCGCCCAGATAGGCGTTGAGGGTCAGCACGCCCTTCTGATGGCTGGGCGAGTCCATATCCGTCTCGCGCTCGATGTGGATGACGCCGTTATCGCCCATGAAGGTGCGGGCGCTGATGGGGCCGGGATGGCCGTAGGTGAAATCGCCCAGCTCGCGCACCGTCAGGCCATTGACCTGGCCGATGGCCTCGCCCTGGGTGGCGACGAAGATCGCCCCTTCGAGGATGGCCTCGCTCAGTAGCTCGGTTTCGTGACTGGCCCGCTCGGTGCGTTCGTCCAGCGCGGCGCGCACGTCCTCGGCCGTCACGACCTCATGGCCGACGCTGCCCGCCCAATAATTGGCCTCGCGCGCCAGGTCGGCGATGGCCCCAAAGCGGGTGCTGAGCTTGCACTGGTGCTCGGCCAACCGCGCGCCATGCTCGATGATCTTGGCCATGGCGTCGCGGCCGAAGGGGCGCAACTTTTCTTCCTGGCTGCGGGCGGCGACGAACTCAGCGTAGGAGTGCTCGTGCTGCGGGTGGCGCGGCATCGTGTCGCTGAAGTCCGCCCGCACCTTGAACAGATCGCTGAACTCTTCATCGTGATAGAAGAGTTGATCGTAGGAATTGAAATTGCCCAGCAGGATGACCTTGAGCCGCAGGGGGATGGGCCGCGGCCAAAGGGTATTGGCGATGAGCGGGCCATCGGATTGCGGCGGCCGCATCTCGATCTCTTCCGCCTTCAGCGCCCGCTTCAGCGCTTCCCACATCTCCCGCTGGCGCAACAGGTCAGAGGCGTACATCACCAGATAGCCGCCGTTGGCCCGGTGCAGATCGCCGGGCCGAATCTGGGTGAAGTGGGTGGTCACGGCCTGGCCCTGCGATTCGTATTCCAGCCGGCCGAACAGATTCTCGTAGGTCGGGTTGAGTTGGACGACGACCGGCGCGCCCGCGCCGGCGCTGTTATCGACCAGCACGTTGACCTCGTAGCGGCGCAAGTCGATCAACTGGTCGATGTCGCGGTCATCGGGGGTGGGCGCGGCGCGGGTCACCTGCTCCAGCAGGTCCTCGCGCATGGCGTCCAGGAAGTCGCGCAACACGGGCTGCTCGGCGTATTGCTCGCGCAGGGTGTCGAATTCGTCCTGGATGGCGGCCTCGGCCACCTCGCGATCCAGCCGGCGGCGCTCCTCGCGGGCGTCGCGCTCGAGGATGCGCACCTCACGCAGAATGTTTTGCAGTTCGGACTGGAGCGCGCGCTGGGTATCGCGCCGGACGTAGCTTTCGTTGGCGTCACCGTTGGCTTCGGGGCCGTCGTCTTCGCTCACGTCGCGCACCATCAGGCCGGAGGGCGTCTCCTGCAAATCGAACCCCTGGCCGGAAGCCTTGCGGTCCAGTTCGTCGAGCATTTCCTCGCGCTGCTCGACGAGCTTCTGGTCGAGGGCATGGACGGCCTCGCGGTAGGAGCTGCTCTCCAGGGCCTGGGTCAGGGTGCTCTGGAGGCTCTCCACCAGGCGCTTCATGTGCTCGGCGAAGATGTTGCCCTGGCCGGGCGACAGGCTGATGGCCTGCGGCCGGTGGTTGGTCTCGAAATTATAGATATAGAGCCAATCGTCGGGCGTCGGTTCGTGGCCGCAACGCTCCTGGAGGAAGTGGCGAATGGCCGTGCTGCGGCCCGTGCCCGCCGATCCCATGACGAAGATGTTGTAGCCCTTGCTCTTTAGCCCCATGCCGAATTCGAGCGCTTTCGTCGCCCGCGGCTGGCCGATGATGGCCGTTGTCGGTTGCAGATCGGCCGTCGTCTCGAAGCTGAGTCCGACCGGATCGCAGACCATACGGAGTTGTTCAGGTGAAAGTGGTTTCACATGTGCCGACATTAATTTTCGTAGTTTACCTCGGTAGTTGGGGGCTAGAACCCTTATCATACTGCTACCGCCGACGAATGACAAGCGTAGGGGTTGGTGAGCGGCGGCGGTCGTGATAGCATTCACCCAAGTCTCAGGCAGAGTCGCAAGGGTGAGATGAAAGTGGGCGACATGGACGATTTCCAGCAACAGGTGGTTCTGGTGACGGGCGGGACGGGCAACCTGGGCCAGGCCGTGATCCGCGCGTTTCTGGCGAGCGGGGCGCGGGTGGCGGCGGTGGTGCGCAAACCGGGCGACGCCGCGGCTGTTTTCGCCGCCGACGCCCCGGCCGAGCGCTGCCGGGCCGTGGTGGGCGATTTGATGGACGAGAGTTCCGTGGCCGGGCTGGCCCGGCAAACGCTCGACGCCTTTGGCCGGATCGACGTGCTGGTGAACACTGCCGGCGGCATTCGCGCCGGCACACCGCTGCACGAGACGTCGCTCCAGGATTGGGACTTTATGATGAACCTCAACGCCCGCACCGTGTTCCTCATGGCGCGGGCGGTCATCCCCACCATGCTGGCGCGGCAACAGGGCAGGATCATCAGCATCGCCGCGCGGGCGGCGCTAAAGGGCACGGCCCGCCACGGCCCCTATAATGCCTCCAAGATGGCCGTCATTCGCCTGACGGAAACGATGTCGGCCGAGCTGAAAGGGCGCGGCATCAACGTCAATTGCATCCTGCCGGGCACAATCGACACGCCGGCCAACCGCGCCGAAACCCCCGACGCTGACTTCAGCAAATGGGTCTCGCCGGAATCGTTGGCCGGGGTCATCCTCTTCCTGGCCTCCCCCGCCGCGGCCGACATCCACGGCGCGGCCATCCCGGTCTACGGACGAAGCTGATTTGAGCGAGGCCACGCGACTGACGACAAAGACGAAGCTCATCTTCGGCCTGGGCGATTGGGGCACGTCGGCCGCCGCCACGGCGCGCAATATCTTCTGGTTCGTCTTCCTGACCAACGTCGTCGGCCTCAATCCGGGGCTGGCCGGCGGCATCTGGCTGGTCGGCCGCTTGTGGGACGCGGTCAACGATCCGCTCATCGGCAGCCTCAGCGACCGGCTGCACTCGCGCTGGGGGCGGCGGCGGCCGTTTCTGCTCATCGGCGCCGTGCCGTTTGCCCTGACCTTCTTCCTGTTGTTCTTCATCCCCCCTTTTGAATCCACGGCGGCGCTGGTCATCTACTACAGCATCATCTTTTTGCTCTATGACACGCTTTACACCGTCGTCAACGTGCCCTATCTGGCGCTGGTGCCGGAACTGGCCCAGACCTACGACGAGCGCAGTAGCCTGACCGGCTGGCGCACCGCCTTCTCTTTCCTGGCCCAGTTGGCGACGGCCGGCGCGTTCAAGCTGCTGGCCGAAAACGTCTTCGCCCCCTGGTTCGGCGGCGGGCCGGATGGCATCCGCTTGGGCTATCTGCTGGCCGCCGGACTATGGGCGCTCAGCATGGCCCTGCCGCTCATCCTGCTGGCCCTGACCATCCGCGAGCCGGAACGCGAGCCGGTTTCGTCCCCCATCCGCCTGCTGGGCAACTTCCGTGAGGTGTTCAACAATCGCCCCTTCCGCCTGGCGGCGCTCATCTACCTGTTGTGCTTCACGACCGGCGACGTCATCCTGCTGGTCTTCGTGCGCTATCTGATCGATTACGTGCGCGTGCGGCCGGGCTTCGATAGCGTGGTGCTGGCGGTGGTGCTGAGCGCGTCGCTGCTCAGCATCCCGCTGGTCTTGGCCCTCATGCGCCGCACGGATAAGCGCACGGCCTATCTGATCAGCATTGGCTTTATGGTGGCGGTGCTGACCGTCGGCGCATTTTTGCCGCCGGGGGTGCAAAACCCGCTGCTCATCGGCGCGGTGTTGGCCGGGATGGGCTTCGCCGCCATGAGCATCATCCCCTGGGCCATCGTCGCCGACGTGATCGAGGTCGATGAATTGCAGACCGGCGAACGGCGCGAGGGCCTCTATACCGGCTATCTGGTGTTCCTGCGCAAGCTGGCCACGGGTCTGTTCGTCTTCGGCGTGGGACAATTGTTGTCGGCCACCGGCTACGTCAGTTCGACGACCGGCAGCCTGTTCATCGATCAGCCGCGGGCGGCGCTGAACGCCATGCGCTTTCTGGTCACCGTTATTCCGGCCGTGGCTCTGGCTTTGTCGCTGGTGCTGGCCTGGCGCTTCCCGCTGGATCGCGAGGCCCACGAGGCCATCCGGCGCGAACTGGAAGCGCGGCGGGCCGGATTATAAGATGTAGGGCGGGATGGTATCCCGCCCCGGCTCAGATGGGCGGGATACCATCCCGCCCTACAAATAGGAGATATGAATGTTGAATATAGGCGATACCGCCCCCGATTTTGAACTGCTGACCGACACCGGCGAACCATTGAAGCTGTCCGATTTACGCGGCCGGCGCGTCATCCTGTTCTTCTACCCACGAGCCGACACGCCCGGCTGCACCAAACAGGCCTGCGGCTTCCGCGACCGCTTCCCGCGCATTGAGACGGCCAACGCCGCCGTCATCGGCCTCAGCCCCGACGCGCCGAAAGACCTGGCCAAGTGGAAGGCCAAGGAGAGCCTGCCCTATACCCTCGTCTCCGACCCCGATCACCAGGTGGCCGAAGCCTATGGCGCGTGGGGCGAGAAGCAATCCTACGGCAAGACCTACACCGGCATCCTGCGCGGCCACGCCGTCATCGGCCCCGACGGCACGCTCGAAGACCTGCGCACGCGCATCAGCCCCGACGAGAGCGTCGAACTGGCCGTAGCTTTTCTAGAGGGGAAATGAATTAGCCACGGATTGACACGGATTACACGGATTTGAACGGATAGACCAACTTCTATCCGTCAAATCCGTCAAATCTGTGTAAATCCGTGGTGAATTATTATTCGGAGGTTGCCATGCGCGCGATTCGTTTTAGTCGTTTTGGGCCGCCGGCCGAGGTGCTGAGCCTGGAGGAACTGCCCTTGCCGGAGCCGGGGCCGGGGCAGGTGCGGCTGCGGCTGACCCACCGGTCGATCAATCCGTCGGACCTGCTGACCGTCAGCGGCGAATACGGCCGCCTGCCGCGCCTGCCGGCCACACCGGGCTTCGAGGCCGTGGGCCGGGTCGAGGCGCTCGGCGAAGGGGTCAGGGGCTTGCCCATCGGGACGCGGGTCGTGCCCCTCGGCGTGGGCGGCACGTGGGCCGAATCAGCCACGGCCGCCGCGGCGCTGCTGCTGCCCGTGCCCGAGGCCGTCAGCGACGCCGCCGCGGCCCAGTTCGTCGTCAATCCGGTGACGGCCTGGGTGATGCTGGTGGAAGAGTTGCAACTGGAGCCGGGCGACTGGGTGGTGCAGACCGCCGCCGGCTCGACGCTGGGGCGGCTGGTCATCCAGCTTGGCCGGTTGCGCGGCTATCGGACGATCAATCTGGTGCGCCGCCCGGAGCAGGTGGACGAACTGTTGGCGCTGGGGGCCGACGCCGTCTATTGCACCGGCGACGAGGACGTGGTGGAACGGGTGCGCGAGGTGACCGGCGGCCGGGGGGCGAAGGGCGCGCTGGAGGCGGTCGGCGGCCGAACGGGCGAGATAGCCCTCAAAACGCTGCGGCCGGGCGGCACGATGCTGGTCTATGGGATGCTGGGCGGCGAGCCGTTGCCGCTCCACAACGGCGAAATGCTCTTCCGCGGCCTCACGGTGCGCGGCTTCTGGCTATCGCAATGGTTCCGCCAGACCGACCCGGCCCACGTGACGGCCACGCTGGGCACACTGATGCAACTGATGGCCGACGGCCACCTCTTGCCGCCGGTGGAGGCCGAATATGACCTGGCCGATTTCCAGACGGCCATCGCCCATTGTGAACGGCCGGGGCGGCAGGGGAAGGTGTTGCTGACGGGATGAAATAAATTAACCACGGATTTTCACGGATTCCACGGATGGATACGGATAACTGGCTTGTTCAACCGTTAGGTTAGGTTTTGCAGAGTCGAAAAAAATCTGCGAAATCTGCGGATAACTCCTCTTATTCCGCCGCTTTGGGGATAGTGACACTATCCGGCAGCAGGGCGCGGCCGTCGGGTAGCAGGCCGTCGGGGGCGATGGCCTCCAGGCGCGCGCCGTCGTCGGGCCGGTAGAAGCCCGTCGCCAGCCGGTATTCGCCCGGCGGCAGCCCCACCAGATCAAAGGTCACCGCATCGGCCACGACTTCCCCGGCCGTCCATTGGCCGGTCGGGTAGCTGTTGCCGGCGGCATGGCCGTCGATCTGGGCCACGACCGCGCCGGTGGCATCGATGAGGTGGACGAAGCGGGTGAAGTCGGTCGTCAGATCGGCTGGGGCCTGCCAGTAGAGGGTTAGCGCCAGCCGGTCGGCGCTCGTTGCCTGCGCCACGCCCTGCAACCAGATGAGATTGCGCCCCGCCTCATTGAAGCTGACGTCCAGGCGCGTGAGGTTGTCCGGCGTCGTGAAGTTCGGTTCCACCGCGCGGAAGGCGATCCCGCCCTCGGCCGCGGTCACTTCCCCCAGGCGGCGCGTCAGCAGGGTCGCGCCCGTGGTCGTGTCGTACAGGAGCATCACCAGCGAATAGGGCGGCGAGCCGGCTAGCGTCTCCGGCAAGCGCAACGCCAGCCAGTCGCGAATCGGCTCGTCCGGCGACCAGCCGTCGGTGGGCTGATAGCCGTAGCCCGGCTGCGTGTCGAGTTGGCTCAGCACCAGCCCTTCCCCATTCTGCAATCGCCAGGAGACCTGATAGCGCCCGCCCAACGGCTGGTCGACCAACCAGGCGAAGCGGCCATCGAGCGTCGTCGGGTCGCGGACAACCATAGCCAGCGGACGAACATCCAACTCGGCCGCCGGCGTCTCCCCTGCCCCCCCGCTCCCCTGCTCCCCTGCTGCTGCCAACACCCTCACCGGCCGCAAAAACAACTCCCCCCGCGTGCCGCCCGACGGCAGGAGCGGGCGCGCGCCGTCGATGGTCAGGCGCGGGACGTAGAGGCCGGGCGGGGCATCGGGCGGCACGGGCAGCGCAAAAACGACCGATTCGTCGTTGAGGGTTTGGGTTGCCACAGCGATGACCGGCGGGTCAGCCGCGTCGTCGGGCGTGGGCCGGGCCAAGGCGGGCGTCACCAGCGCCAGCGTCGCCGCCGCCGCACTGCCCGGCGAGAGGCTGAGCGTGACGGTCAGCGTTTGCCCGGCGGACAGTTCTTCCGCGCTATAGCCATACTCGTGGAGGCGCGATCCGTCCTCAAAACCAACCCCGCCGGTATCGTGGTGCAGATAAGCCATTTGGGCGAAGTCCCACGTCAGGTCGCCCGGCGGCAATTGGCGCGGATCATTGCGCCATAGCAAGGCGAGGACAAACAAAAGGAGCACTCCCCCGCCGACAGACCACAGACCGCGCCCGGAAGAACGCTCCCCTGCCCCCTCTCTCCCCTGCTCCCCTGCTCCCCTGCCCCCCCGCTCCCCCGCCCCCCTGCCCGGAACCACAAGCAACACGACCACAACCACGACCGCCACCAACGACACCACCTCGGCCGCCACGCGAATGGGCGTGCGGCCAAGTTCCAGCGCCACGGTGTGATCGCCCGGCGGAATGGTCAGGGCCATGAGACCCGACGAGGGCAGCGGGCGCAGGTCGGCCGGTTGGCCGTCGATGGTCGCCCGCCAGCCGGGCCAGTAGAGCGTGGGGAAGCGCACCTCCGCGCCTTCGGCGGTGTCGATTTGCCACGTCTGTCGTGTTGCCCGGCGCTCCCGCAGTTCGGCCGATTGCAGCGCGCCGGACAGGGCCACCAGGCGGTCACGGTCGCCGGCATTGAGCCAGGCGCTCGTCCACGGCCGCGGGCTGGACGCGGGCGTCAGGTACTCGGCGCTGACCGTCGTGCCGATGTTGCCGGTGAACCATTCGTAGTGGGCCAGCCGCTCGGCGGTCACGTCGGCGTCGGTCAGGATGAGGTGATCGACCCGCAGACCGAGCAGCGCGGCGGCCAGCAGTACGAGACTTGCCAACCCGACCACGGCGGCGCGCGCGGCGGGCAGGGCCGTCGCCCGCGCCAACCCGCCGGTCAACAACGCCAGGAAGAACGACGCCACCGACAGGAAGCGCCATGGGAATTGGGCGAACGAGAGCAGGGGTAGGTGATCCCACAATGGCCGGGATAACGGCGTGATCATGAAGATGGCAATGAGGGCGGCGACGATGAGGAAGATGTCTGTAGCGGGTAGCGGGTGGCGGGTGGCGAGTGGCGAGTGGCGAGTGGCGGGTGGCGCGGTGGCGGTGGTTGGTCGTCTGGTGAGCAGTAGCGCCGCCGCGCCGGCCACGGCCAATAAGACCTGGACGAGGCCCAGACGAAAGGCCACGCCGCCGTCGGGGTTGTAGTCGAAGAGTAG is drawn from Candidatus Promineifilum breve and contains these coding sequences:
- a CDS encoding MFS transporter; the encoded protein is MSEATRLTTKTKLIFGLGDWGTSAAATARNIFWFVFLTNVVGLNPGLAGGIWLVGRLWDAVNDPLIGSLSDRLHSRWGRRRPFLLIGAVPFALTFFLLFFIPPFESTAALVIYYSIIFLLYDTLYTVVNVPYLALVPELAQTYDERSSLTGWRTAFSFLAQLATAGAFKLLAENVFAPWFGGGPDGIRLGYLLAAGLWALSMALPLILLALTIREPEREPVSSPIRLLGNFREVFNNRPFRLAALIYLLCFTTGDVILLVFVRYLIDYVRVRPGFDSVVLAVVLSASLLSIPLVLALMRRTDKRTAYLISIGFMVAVLTVGAFLPPGVQNPLLIGAVLAGMGFAAMSIIPWAIVADVIEVDELQTGERREGLYTGYLVFLRKLATGLFVFGVGQLLSATGYVSSTTGSLFIDQPRAALNAMRFLVTVIPAVALALSLVLAWRFPLDREAHEAIRRELEARRAGL
- the bcp gene encoding thioredoxin-dependent thiol peroxidase, which encodes MLNIGDTAPDFELLTDTGEPLKLSDLRGRRVILFFYPRADTPGCTKQACGFRDRFPRIETANAAVIGLSPDAPKDLAKWKAKESLPYTLVSDPDHQVAEAYGAWGEKQSYGKTYTGILRGHAVIGPDGTLEDLRTRISPDESVELAVAFLEGK
- a CDS encoding zinc-dependent alcohol dehydrogenase family protein, which gives rise to MRAIRFSRFGPPAEVLSLEELPLPEPGPGQVRLRLTHRSINPSDLLTVSGEYGRLPRLPATPGFEAVGRVEALGEGVRGLPIGTRVVPLGVGGTWAESATAAAALLLPVPEAVSDAAAAQFVVNPVTAWVMLVEELQLEPGDWVVQTAAGSTLGRLVIQLGRLRGYRTINLVRRPEQVDELLALGADAVYCTGDEDVVERVREVTGGRGAKGALEAVGGRTGEIALKTLRPGGTMLVYGMLGGEPLPLHNGEMLFRGLTVRGFWLSQWFRQTDPAHVTATLGTLMQLMADGHLLPPVEAEYDLADFQTAIAHCERPGRQGKVLLTG
- a CDS encoding glycosyltransferase family protein yields the protein MGESPQDNGRRRPGPDWPWVVAVVLIAVLAAWPAIGQPGLLNTRGGGDSPFLLQRLHQLTAALADGHFPVRWMPDANYGYGYPFYNFYAPLSIYVAAAFRFLGFSFVRAIHLAQLAGFIVAGLGMFHLGRRWLGSRWAGLLAAVAYTVAPFHMVNVYVRGDSLAEFWAMAFYPVVLLAADGVVAKAQGSRGAGEQGGKNAQLATRHAPPATRHLPPTTRPIALFALAYAALILSHNISALIFTPFLALYLGIRLVTADRSPSPLLPCPPAPLRFSPPAPLLFALAAIVLALALAAWFFIPALAEQGLAQLGPVTEGYFHYSNHFRAFDLMQRGLLFDYNPDGGVAFRLGLVQVLLAVAGAAALLLTRRPTTATAPPATRHSPLATRHPLPATDIFLIVAALIAIFMITPLSRPLWDHLPLLSFAQFPWRFLSVASFFLALLTGGLARATALPAARAAVVGLASLVLLAAALLGLRVDHLILTDADVTAERLAHYEWFTGNIGTTVSAEYLTPASSPRPWTSAWLNAGDRDRLVALSGALQSAELRERRATRQTWQIDTAEGAEVRFPTLYWPGWRATIDGQPADLRPLPSSGLMALTIPPGDHTVALELGRTPIRVAAEVVSLVAVVVVVVLLVVPGRGAGERGGRGAGEQGREGAGERSSGRGLWSVGGGVLLLFVLALLWRNDPRQLPPGDLTWDFAQMAYLHHDTGGVGFEDGSRLHEYGYSAEELSAGQTLTVTLSLSPGSAAAATLALVTPALARPTPDDAADPPVIAVATQTLNDESVVFALPVPPDAPPGLYVPRLTIDGARPLLPSGGTRGELFLRPVRVLAAAGEQGSGGAGETPAAELDVRPLAMVVRDPTTLDGRFAWLVDQPLGGRYQVSWRLQNGEGLVLSQLDTQPGYGYQPTDGWSPDEPIRDWLALRLPETLAGSPPYSLVMLLYDTTTGATLLTRRLGEVTAAEGGIAFRAVEPNFTTPDNLTRLDVSFNEAGRNLIWLQGVAQATSADRLALTLYWQAPADLTTDFTRFVHLIDATGAVVAQIDGHAAGNSYPTGQWTAGEVVADAVTFDLVGLPPGEYRLATGFYRPDDGARLEAIAPDGLLPDGRALLPDSVTIPKAAE